The genomic window gtttcgcatacaactcaatttggatccataattcaccaaacggctaccgaaatgaccgtaatcgagttatctttccacataatcaaaccccactgaatttggagttacaaagagagattaattaccgttttagtgaaggtatgtccccaaaattctgcaaaaaatctgctttcgagtcacaacttcaaagcttcgcatacaactcaatttggatccataattcaccaaatggctaccgaaatgatcgtaatcgagttagctttccacataatcaaaccccactaaatttggagttacagagagagattaattaccgttttagtgaaggtctgtccaattactaattctgcagaaatctacttgtgatcttcaaattcaacatcgtctaccgaacacatcgtaactccaaattcgacgaaattgaaatgccaacaagggtaatttcgttagatttccatacatgtaaatagtattaaaaaatgagctacagggtgagaggaatgacgagaataccagtagtagtttcatacgataattaatttgaacagacctttactaaaacagtaattaatctctctctgtaactccaaatttagtggagtttgattctgtggaaaactaactcgattgcggtcgtttcggtaccagtttggtgaattattgatccaaattgagttctgtgcgtagctttgaacttgaggctcagaagcagattttgtgcaaaattttggtgggggggcaaaatccaacaaattataaaatagggggggtaaaattccgcattttaaaatagggggggtaaaattccgcatttttcaaaatagggggggtaaaactgcatttaagccaaaaaaatatatattgaacaCAATTGAAGAagtcaaaaataatatttaacacCGTTGAAATTTGTTAAGTAGTCAGTATCATACTATCATTATTTTGTAAGGAAAAAAATGTTGTTCAAATCTTGAATTTTGAaagtttaatttataatttgcaCGAAAAACTAATGAAAGACTTGCAAAAATATCACTATTAAAGTTCAACTAACTAGCAATCAAAAGTTTGCCACACAAAGAACATTGTTTGCTACTGCAACGTGATGTAAAATTGTGATatactttaaaaattaaaattgtaattaataataatgattgaTTTAGTGTATTTCAATGGGTTGTTTAGAAAAAGGATAAAATGTTTCTATTGTACTGTTTTCAGTTAGAGCATGTACttctttaaaaattaaaatactttgCTTATAAATTGCTGACCGTCgagtttatgttttttttgggtcaaattTCTATGCTTTTAATTAACCATTAACCATGTATGATGATTTCCTATCTTCTAACTCAGTACAACATCCCCTAAATTATTATGACAAAGTACTGAACTAGATGactaaacttttttatttctctcttacACACAAATCCTTCTAAAGTCGTTAATGTAGGGATTTAAGAGCATCTTCATGTTGGGGAGTTTGGGGGAGCTCGTGAGATACAATATGATCAATGCTCCAGAAGGACCAGAACCACAAGAGATGAGACACCACATCTCCACTCAAAACATTAAGACAATGGGTTAATGAGTcatctctcttataaatccaacaatTTTTTCATAGTGTACATAGTCAATGACTCGATGtaagacttaaccactcacacttgaaactcAACATTCTCCCCCCAATGTGAGTTTTCACACTCTATAGTTGATTCAATACTAGGATCCACTCCCGCTCTCCCATCAAGCCGAACCACAACTTTGATACCAATTGTTGGGTGGAGAATGTGgtgtctccctctcttgtgcGTATTAGACAAAACGTGAAATATAGCGATGTGTAATTATTGATAGATaatataaaattagaaaaaatagtATATGTACGGACAATGTAAACTAATTTTACGATCATTCAATCTCAACTGTATATTACTCCAAATTACGCTACTACATCCACTTCAATTGTACGACATGGAGATTGAATGCTTGATTAAACcgactagagctgtcaaaggggtCGGCCCGGTCCGGCCTGGCCCGGCCTTGAGGGGCCCTGCCCAGCCTGGCCCGTTAACTCCATGGTCCGGCCCGcttagcccggcccgataagcaaaagcctacatggccCGATAGGtcggcccactaattttcataatttgttttttttgaaaaaaaaatatattatactaaatttatgttatatttctcaactaaatcttgaagaaggtaattcgtatccctgtattttctcacataatctcccaaacaacaatatcttcctctttatcctcatcaaacaaacaaacaaatctctaacaaataatctcattctaatccaataagttttttgtcatattattattattactacaaaaaaaaattccaagttttatatctttcattcatccattgtaatttaagtataaaaaacaaaaatatagaaagaatataaaataaatacaataaaaaggtgataggcttaaaataaccatattataaatagaaataaaacagattatagataggaacaaaacacaaataataacaataaaacaacaaaaataataaaaaaaaaaatatatatgaatttatacataaaaataggatcAATATaatccaacaaaatctcataaaatcatcaagactttttttgccaaaattatctcataaaatctcaatccaatacaccatCCTTATCTTCTCTCCAAAGACATATCAACAAACTAGCTAATTAGTTAACGTCATAATCAATCACAATTGTGACATGAGTCACATGTGGTATCCAGCCATACACTATTTAAACCCCCTTGAGCTATAGCCAATATCACCAACAAACACAAATTGTAATTTGTTTTCACTTCATTACAATCTTGATTATATCCGCAACAATGACCACCACCTACCTCCTCTTCCTTCTTCCAATTCTCATAGCCACCATCATCACATCTCCGGTAGCCGCAGCCGGTGGACAATGGCGAGTACTCCAAAAAAGCATCGGCGTTGTAGCCATGCACATGCAACTTCTTCACAACGACCGCATTGCCATATTCGACCGTACTGACTTTGGCTTATCAAAGCTTCCTTTACCCAATGGAAAATGTCGTCACGACCCGAGAGAAACCACGGTTAGAAACGATTGCACAGCTCATTCAGTCGAATATGATGTAAAATCTAACACTTTCCGTGCATTGTTCGTTGAAACCGATGTTTGGTGTTCTTCCGGATCAGTGAATCCCGTCGGAACACTCATCCAAACTGGTGGCTTCAACGATGGAGACCGCAATGTTCGAATCTTTGAACCTTGTAATGGTTGTGATTGGCGGGAAATTCAAGGCGAACTTGGTGCTCGGAGATGGTATGCTACCAATCATGCTCTACCGGACGGCCGTCAAATTATCATCGGCGGTAGACAACAATTCAACTATGAGTTTTACCCCAAAAACGGTGGTGCAAATGTAATTAACTTACCATTTTTGGCTCAGACCAATGAACCTGGTGCAGAGAATAATTTGTAcccttttgtttttctcaatgtgGATGGCAACCTCTTCATCTTTGCTAACAACAGAGCTATCCTCTTTGATTATACTAAGGTACTTTTTGCTATTCCATTGTTAATTATATATGCTACTTCCTTTTAAACTAAAATAGTACTATAGTATTAGTTTTAGTCCAATTATGAACCAAAATCTAGCGGAAAAACTCATTCTATTTTCACctagtagtatatatactaTTGAAGAGGCCAAATTCATACATGTTAAACTCATATTGTTGTTAAAACATTATCAAATTCTCTTATAACTATCAATGATATTTTCATCAAATAAAAACTCATCATTAATTATGTCTCATACGTGTAGCACACATAATAGCTACCAGAGATATTATTAGAGTGGCCGGGATTTGAACCTCGAATTCCACGTTTCTTCACATGTAAATGTGTGAGTCTTACCATTACActatttaaccaaaaaaaaaactcacgaTTCTCGTATTTTTTTACTGTTTAAATGACGACCtaattgattgtaaaaaaaaaaaaattagacctAATTGATAAAATTTGCATTTTTAAAAAGAGGTGTAAAAAGACTTAAAttctgatttattttttttacgtcTTACCtcctttaacttttttttttttggtagagtcctttaacttttaattcaatataaaaatttcTATGTATACTTTTTTATGgaccaaaatatttttgtttctattatTAGTTTTGTTTTGTATGTGACGTATACTTTGTAACGTTCTACTTTTAATGCATGTTCTCAAAGGTCAAAACCATGTGtcaacaaatttttgttttcttttatttttaatgtttgctACGTCCTATTGATGATGTTGTTAATTTCTTTACCATATAAAACTAGAATGCCGTGGTGAGACAATTTCCACAAATACCAGGTGGGGAACCTAGGAGTTATCCAAGCACTGGTTCAGCGGTATTGTTGCCATTAAATCTCCAAGCAAGAAACTTAGAAGCTGAGGTTTTGATTTGTGGTGGAGCTCCAAAAGGAGCTTTTCAAAAAGTAGCAAAGAACGAGTTTGTCGGAGCTTTGAATACTTGTGCCCGAATTAAAATTACCGATCCAAATCCAAGATGGGTTTTGGAGAAAATGCCCGGGGCTAGACTCATGGGTGATATGATAACACTTCCGAACGGTGAAGTTTTGATTATTAATGGAGCAGCTGCGGGTGCAGCCGGGTGGGAAACCGGACGCAACCCAGTTTTAAACCCGGTTATTTACAAACCCAATAACCCAATTGGGGCACGGTTTGAATCACAAAACCCGTCTAATACACCCCGAATGTATCATTCTACTGCTATTTTGCTTCGTGATGGGAGAGTTCTTGTTGGTGGTAGTAACCCTCATCGTGcttataattttgaaaatgtgtTATTTCCAACTGAACTTAGTCTTGAAGCTTTTTCGCCTACTTACCTCGAACCTATCTTTGCAAATATTCGTCCGAGGATTGTGTCTCCTACTCCAGCacaaaaatacggtcaaaagtTGGAGGTTCAATTCGAGGTGCAAGCAGCATTGGATCTTAATGCAGTACAAGTTACATTGTTGGCGCCGCCGTTTAATACACACTCATTCTCCATGAATCAAAGATTGTTGGTGTTGGAGTCAGGCAAAGTGGCTAATGTGGAAAAAAACAAGTATGCAATTGAAGTTACAATTCCCGGTTCACCCATTCTTGCACCTCCTGGTTTTTATATACTATTTGTGGTTCATAAAGAAATTCCAAGTGAAGGTGTTTGGGTGCAAATTCATTGATTTTCAAATGTAACGATGTGGTAAATGATAAATTCATTTATacattgtcaaaataaatatatttggtttcgtttacagaataaatttataattttaaaggggctttgttgttgttttttttttaatcaaaggtGTATATGTTATTCAAATGATTGGTTTACCATTATATAAAATGctcatatttctttttatatatattatagttgATATATTTAAGGTTCCGTCATTTACAATTTCTCATGCATTAAAGCTTCTCTTTTTTTGTGAAATCATGCATGAAAGTATTTGAACAAAAGGTGTAAAGACCAATagtaaaattcaaaaaatggacttaaatttgaagaatttaaaattttagttacaaaataaaacaaaaaaatacatgagATTGAAATCACATTTTATGCTCATATTATTGAGCTATGCTTAAATCTTTTGAATTGGTTAAGTTCAAATTCAAT from Trifolium pratense cultivar HEN17-A07 linkage group LG1, ARS_RC_1.1, whole genome shotgun sequence includes these protein-coding regions:
- the LOC123886944 gene encoding aldehyde oxidase GLOX1-like — encoded protein: MTTTYLLFLLPILIATIITSPVAAAGGQWRVLQKSIGVVAMHMQLLHNDRIAIFDRTDFGLSKLPLPNGKCRHDPRETTVRNDCTAHSVEYDVKSNTFRALFVETDVWCSSGSVNPVGTLIQTGGFNDGDRNVRIFEPCNGCDWREIQGELGARRWYATNHALPDGRQIIIGGRQQFNYEFYPKNGGANVINLPFLAQTNEPGAENNLYPFVFLNVDGNLFIFANNRAILFDYTKNAVVRQFPQIPGGEPRSYPSTGSAVLLPLNLQARNLEAEVLICGGAPKGAFQKVAKNEFVGALNTCARIKITDPNPRWVLEKMPGARLMGDMITLPNGEVLIINGAAAGAAGWETGRNPVLNPVIYKPNNPIGARFESQNPSNTPRMYHSTAILLRDGRVLVGGSNPHRAYNFENVLFPTELSLEAFSPTYLEPIFANIRPRIVSPTPAQKYGQKLEVQFEVQAALDLNAVQVTLLAPPFNTHSFSMNQRLLVLESGKVANVEKNKYAIEVTIPGSPILAPPGFYILFVVHKEIPSEGVWVQIH